CTGACCTCTCCTTATACGTCCCTCACTGGTCCCATTACACAGAGTGACCAGGCGGTTATATTCATCCAAGCTGGGGAGGGGAAAGATTCAAGCAACATTTAAGGACAATGAGTCTGGTACAAAACACATGATGAACATGTACCCAGTAGTATAACAAACTGCATACGTGCACCAAGCATAACCAGCACAGGTAtattatatacactaccgttcaaaagtttggggtcacttagaaatgtccttgtttttgaaagaaaaaataaataaattttccattaaaataacataaaattgatcagaaatacagtgcagacattgttaatgttgtaaatgactgttgtagctggaaacggcacattttttatggaatatctacataggcgtacagagacccgtcgtcagcaaccatcactcctgtgttccaatggcacgttgtggtagctaatccaagtttagaattttaaaagtctaattgatTATTCGAAAACCCTTTTACAATgatgttagcacaactgaaaaaaatgttgttctgattaaagaagcaatacaactggccttctttagtctagttgagtatctggagcatcagcatttgtggttcgattacaggctcaaatggccagaaacaaaggactttcttctgaaactcgtcagtctattctttttctgagaaatgaaggctattctatgTGAGAAATttgtatttgtttctggccattttgagcatgtAAACAATCCCACAcattctccagatactcaactagtctaaaggttgtattgcttctttaatcagcacaacagttttcagctgtgctaacatcattgcaaaccgtttccagctacaatagtaatttacaacattaacaatgtctaccatgtatttctgatcaatttgatgttattttaaatgaacAAAAAATGTGCTTCCCTTTCAAAAACacaagacatttctaagtggtaGTGTGCATACTGGGCTGGTTTCGGAGATATGAATTACAACTGATTAAAAAGCACTTTCAATAGAAATCCTTCAGTAAACATgcattttagtccaggactaggcttaatctgtttCACACAATGTTTTAAACACATTTCTGTCCAACAGCGCACCTGTCACACACCACCCCCCAATTGGAGAACCTGGACTGGTTACTGATGAGGGAGGAGTCATCTGGGTTGTGCCCCCCCAGGAGAGAGTCTGTACAGACGTCACACTCAGTCTGCCCTGTGGCGAAGTTCCAGAATGGAACAGCGAAGTTCTCATTGCCAGTTAGTCTCTGCAGCAGAGAGGATCCTTTTACTTGTATTTTCTTCAATGTTTGAAGCTATTTTGTTCTTCATGTCCTCAGCTTTCAAATCCACTCTTACCTGCAGGTCTCTCTCCAGACTAAGGAGGTGGTATCTGTGCCAGGTGACGAATGCTGGTCCTTTGTGGGAGAAGTCAATGGCCTTGAAGGGACGACCTGGACCTACAGAAGAAACAAATAAGGTGGTTCATGAGCCACGTTTGAATGTTCTCTTTTGCTCACTTTCTAGTACATAGAGAGTCATATATAACTCAGAACATGTAAGTAACGTAGTAAGTGAGTCATTTATAACATTTGTCTTTCATTTTCAACCTAAAAGGAATTAGTTTGAAGGTTGAATATCATTTAATAATGTATTGATATTCTTTTTTGAATCTATAAACTTATGACTTCAGAAAATAATACGTTGGTGTTTTACCTAAAAgtgtgtctctgacagagtagtaGTGCTGCCACGTAAAGAAGTCATAGATGGAGATGTTGGAGAACTGGGGCTGGGTTCCATTAGGCCCCAACAGGGCCAGCCAGTGCTGTGTGGCAATGACATAGTCTGGGTGGGTGGTGTTCTTGGCCCGGTCCAACACATCCAGGAACTCCTGGAGCTCAGCTGGAGTCAGAGAGTGGATGTTCTTCCTCACCACTGGGGATTTATGCACGTCACAGTTTGGTCCTGTCCAGCCAAAAGTACACTGACCACAGTCAAAGCCACCGAAGTTACCTAGATACAGGGATGGAATataaacaaaatataaaccaaacCAAGTCAAGACTATGGGAATGGCCAAGAAATGTGGTTTCTGTAAATAAATCGTATTGgaatacattttagaaactaATACATTAATGTGATACATTTATTTGATGAAATGTTATTGTCAAATACCTGCAGTTCAGCCACCAACATTAGGGTAACTAAATGGTCTCAAAGTTACGTTCACCCAACAGTCTTGAAATATTTGAAATAATAATCACAATTTAACAATGAGTTATAATGTGGTctaaacaaaacatgttttattgcATTTGAAACACTGATTTGCTATTAACACTTAAATGTAACACCTTATCAATATGTTACTTACCTGAGCACCTGCATGTCTGATTGAAGAATTTGGTCGGCCACCTTTCTCGATCATCAACATTTCTCAACCTATACGGTCCACCCCAGGGTTTGGTACTGACTCTGATGTCGGAGCAGTTTCCCCGTCCAGATAAAATTCCACATACGTTAGCAGGATCAGACCCGAGGGCAGGGCAGCACTGCTTTGAGACGATCCCTTCTACCGTGCTACACACTCGAGGAAACTGAGCCTCTGTAGAACCAGGCCATGTC
This sequence is a window from Oncorhynchus gorbuscha isolate QuinsamMale2020 ecotype Even-year linkage group LG01, OgorEven_v1.0, whole genome shotgun sequence. Protein-coding genes within it:
- the LOC124030708 gene encoding L-dopachrome tautomerase-like translates to MDRRGPEVLKTMRALVLGLVCFVTWPGSTEAQFPRVCSTVEGIVSKQCCPALGSDPANVCGILSGRGNCSDIRVSTKPWGGPYRLRNVDDRERWPTKFFNQTCRCSGNFGGFDCGQCTFGWTGPNCDVHKSPVVRKNIHSLTPAELQEFLDVLDRAKNTTHPDYVIATQHWLALLGPNGTQPQFSNISIYDFFTWQHYYSVRDTLLGPGRPFKAIDFSHKGPAFVTWHRYHLLSLERDLQRLTGNENFAVPFWNFATGQTECDVCTDSLLGGHNPDDSSLISNQSRFSNWGVVCDSLDEYNRLVTLCNGTSEGRIRRGQMGGARTNMSLPTMNDVRSCLNLRDFDNAPYYINSTFSFRNALEGYDKPDGEAELDSTVNNLHNLVHSFLSGTSARSHSAANDPIFLVLHAFTDAIFDEWMRKSVPPNSSFPDEMAPIGHNRHYNMVPFFPPVTNEEIYVASDQLGYSYAIELDATDGGIVFVLGSSLGGVFLGALVLLLVLVLYLQQCRKHSFEPLIEAEYTNRKYTEEA